TGCCTTACGGACACGACACTTCAACCCCCCGACTCCACAAACATCCACAACATACTGTTGTAATGGCTAATTGTGAAGGTGTCTCGATGATGATGGGTCGCTTGAAGAGGAGTCTGTCATGACTCCAGTCATTTGTTTGATATTATTGATACTCTGAGGTACCTGTGACAGCAACTCTATCGGGAATGTCATGAAACCCGAAATATTGCCGTGtttacagctgtgtgtgtgtgtgtgtgtgtgtgtgtgtttgtgtgtgtgtgtgtgtgtgtctgtacctccTTTTCCCTGAAAGGCGAGGGTGTTTCTGAGCTGCGAGGGAAGAAGACCAGTGCCAGGGTGATGATGAGCGCCAGGAGGAACACAGGAACCACTCCTAGCCTGGTGGCGGAACAGAACCCGATGTGATCAACACGGTTTaatctagttatattaactatATGCTACAGCCCGCAGGTCCACTATACATGTAGGCAAGAACTCAACACTGAATTCATGTGGCTGAACGTTTACTGCCACTAGTACTGTACCAAAGCCCGAGGTATCACTTACTTGGTCGTTCCAGATGCCCTGAGGAGAATCATCCCAGAAACGAAAGCCACGATCCAGATCAGAGCGATGAGGAACACCCCTGTACCAACCCCTAGCACTGTGCCAGCCATCGTAAACCCTCCCGGTGGAGTAATAACTGGCTAACTAGAAACC
The Osmerus mordax isolate fOsmMor3 chromosome 25, fOsmMor3.pri, whole genome shotgun sequence DNA segment above includes these coding regions:
- the tmem218 gene encoding transmembrane protein 218, producing the protein MAGTVLGVGTGVFLIALIWIVAFVSGMILLRASGTTKLGVVPVFLLALIITLALVFFPRSSETPSPFREKEVVDTFFIGRYVLLVVSCLVFLVALFPLLTQHLLTPVYAKPLRPHHC